One Paraburkholderia agricolaris DNA segment encodes these proteins:
- a CDS encoding RHS repeat-associated core domain-containing protein: MYYDRNRYYSPATARFISEDPVGWASGQTNAYAYVNGNPVQFTDPSGLQWAVPIPAGPMPGGGAGPSTPSWVSPPWGAQGASDWIRDTVGGIFSNGDVDDPVVYPNNPDSPGDEKFTPIKGTAGKTCPSDGSVWEKDTASHGGDQWKRWPNRKAWENGRTPQSIWPDGRIRK, from the coding sequence ATGTATTACGATCGCAATCGGTATTACAGTCCGGCGACCGCACGGTTCATCAGTGAGGATCCGGTCGGGTGGGCAAGTGGGCAGACGAATGCGTATGCTTATGTCAACGGCAATCCGGTGCAGTTCACGGATCCGTCTGGATTACAGTGGGCGGTTCCGATTCCTGCTGGTCCGATGCCAGGTGGAGGGGCTGGACCGAGCACACCGTCGTGGGTTTCTCCGCCGTGGGGTGCTCAGGGGGCTAGCGACTGGATCAGGGATACCGTTGGCGGGATATTCTCGAACGGTGACGTCGATGATCCCGTTGTTTATCCGAACAATCCGGATAGTCCAGGTGATGAGAAATTCACCCCAATCAAAGGAACAGCAGGGAAGACATGCCCTAGCGATGGTTCGGTTTGGGAAAAGGACACGGCCAGTCATGGCGGAGATCAATGGAAGCGCTGGCCGAACAGGAAGGCCTGGGAAAACGGACGTACGCCGCAGAGCATCTGGCCCGATGGACGTATTCGGAAATAG